In one window of Nakamurella alba DNA:
- a CDS encoding sugar ABC transporter substrate-binding protein, giving the protein MKNAVRAGALLAVIVTAAACGSDSGGGTSSTQAGSSASPQQLSAVAAAVEADSAVPSWTAPGPALDGSKLRGKSIYVIPITSQSPFEIQVEETEKEIAAKMGIELTFHTNQGTVAEWVQGMNSAIAAKPDLIFLQSAPDPRQLQPQIAAANAAGIPVVASHIWDAKDPQAPDCIGCTGLAAVVKGPFSDAGRMMADWVINDSKGTANVLMVGIKGINSGDVVNAAEQAEYAANCPGCKVTTVSLTLDQISGGSLQAVSSALSADPGIDYIVPTFDILVDGTIASMNTSNRADGVKVVSFGGTSSVMAQVANPDSVVAADVAEPLAWTAYANLDQAFRIILGMPPVEAATPARVFDKTTISNAGAAPAYADGFGTEFADGYWKLWGLAG; this is encoded by the coding sequence ATGAAGAATGCTGTCCGGGCAGGTGCCCTGCTCGCAGTGATCGTCACTGCCGCCGCGTGCGGTTCCGACTCCGGCGGAGGGACGTCCTCCACCCAGGCGGGATCGAGCGCGTCCCCGCAGCAGCTCTCGGCGGTCGCCGCCGCGGTCGAGGCGGACAGCGCCGTCCCGTCGTGGACGGCGCCGGGCCCGGCCCTGGACGGCTCGAAGTTGCGCGGGAAGAGCATCTACGTCATTCCGATCACCAGCCAGTCCCCGTTCGAGATCCAGGTGGAGGAGACCGAGAAGGAGATCGCCGCGAAGATGGGGATCGAGCTCACGTTCCACACCAACCAGGGCACCGTCGCCGAGTGGGTGCAGGGCATGAACTCCGCCATCGCGGCGAAGCCGGACCTGATCTTCCTGCAGTCCGCGCCGGATCCGCGCCAGCTCCAACCGCAGATCGCCGCCGCCAACGCCGCCGGGATCCCTGTCGTCGCTTCGCACATCTGGGATGCGAAGGACCCGCAGGCTCCGGACTGCATCGGTTGCACCGGCCTCGCTGCGGTCGTCAAGGGACCGTTCTCGGATGCGGGTCGGATGATGGCCGACTGGGTCATCAACGATTCGAAGGGCACGGCCAATGTGCTGATGGTCGGCATCAAGGGCATCAACTCGGGGGACGTGGTGAACGCGGCCGAACAGGCCGAGTACGCCGCCAACTGCCCCGGGTGCAAGGTGACCACGGTCAGCCTGACCCTCGATCAGATCAGTGGCGGTTCGCTGCAGGCGGTGTCGAGCGCACTCTCCGCGGACCCGGGCATCGACTACATCGTCCCCACCTTCGACATCCTGGTCGACGGCACGATCGCGTCGATGAACACGAGCAACCGCGCGGACGGGGTGAAGGTCGTGTCGTTCGGCGGCACCTCCTCGGTGATGGCGCAGGTCGCGAATCCGGACAGTGTCGTCGCCGCCGACGTCGCGGAGCCACTCGCCTGGACGGCCTACGCGAACCTCGACCAGGCCTTCCGGATCATTCTTGGCATGCCTCCGGTCGAAGCGGCCACCCCGGCACGGGTTTTCGACAAGACCACCATCTCGAACGCCGGCGCGGCACCCGCCTATGCCGACGGGTTCGGCACCGAGTTCGCCGACGGGTACTGGAAGCTCTGGGGTCTGGCCGGGTGA
- a CDS encoding aldehyde dehydrogenase, giving the protein MPTIDYDALYIGGRWQTPVGESTITVISPITEQPAGSVPRGTEGDVDAAVAAARAAFDDPGGWSTWTPQRRLSVLEAFAVELERRGPETARRVTLQNGMPTTVAHAIEAGFPAILMRYYGGLMVDGDQEEIRPGMGGGRTRVTREPIGVVAAIVPWNVPQGITALKLAPALAAGCSVVLKPAEETVLDAFLLAESAAAAGLPPGVLNVVPGGRELGAYLVGHPGVDKVSFTGSTAAGRAIGRTCGELLRPVTLELGGKSAAIVLDDADLDMRMESFFAATMMNNGQICWLGTRVLAPRSRYGRVVDAVTDMARSRVVGDPFDPAVHVGPLVSARQRERVEGYIAVGRQDGARLTTGGGRPAGVDRGWYVEPTVFADVDNSARIAREEIFGPVLSVIPYDTVADAIAIANDSDYGLGGSVWTEDPDRGAEVARGIRSGTVGINAYSNDPHSPFGGVKASGLGRELGPEGLHSYQFPKSVYLDN; this is encoded by the coding sequence ATGCCCACGATCGACTACGACGCGCTCTACATCGGTGGCCGCTGGCAGACGCCGGTGGGAGAGTCGACCATCACGGTGATCTCGCCGATCACCGAGCAACCGGCAGGTTCGGTGCCGCGTGGCACCGAGGGTGATGTGGACGCGGCCGTGGCGGCCGCCCGGGCAGCATTCGACGATCCCGGGGGGTGGTCGACATGGACGCCGCAGCGCCGCTTGTCGGTGCTGGAGGCCTTCGCCGTCGAACTGGAGCGGCGGGGACCGGAGACGGCGCGGCGGGTGACCCTGCAGAACGGGATGCCGACGACCGTCGCACATGCCATCGAGGCCGGGTTCCCGGCGATCCTCATGCGCTACTACGGCGGGCTGATGGTGGACGGCGATCAGGAGGAGATCCGTCCTGGCATGGGTGGCGGCCGGACCAGGGTGACGCGGGAACCGATCGGTGTGGTGGCGGCCATCGTGCCGTGGAACGTCCCGCAGGGCATCACCGCGCTGAAACTGGCACCCGCCCTGGCCGCGGGATGCTCGGTGGTGCTGAAGCCTGCCGAGGAGACCGTGCTCGACGCCTTCCTGCTCGCGGAATCGGCAGCGGCCGCCGGCCTGCCGCCCGGCGTGCTGAACGTGGTCCCGGGCGGCCGGGAGCTCGGCGCCTACCTCGTCGGTCACCCCGGGGTCGACAAGGTGTCGTTCACCGGCTCCACCGCTGCCGGGCGGGCGATCGGCCGGACCTGCGGCGAGCTGCTCAGGCCGGTGACGCTCGAGCTCGGCGGCAAGTCGGCGGCCATCGTCCTCGACGATGCCGACCTGGACATGCGCATGGAGAGCTTCTTCGCCGCGACGATGATGAACAACGGCCAGATCTGCTGGCTGGGAACGAGGGTGCTCGCGCCGCGCAGCCGCTACGGGCGCGTCGTGGACGCGGTGACCGACATGGCACGGTCCAGGGTCGTCGGTGATCCGTTCGACCCGGCCGTGCACGTCGGCCCGCTGGTATCGGCCCGGCAGCGCGAAAGGGTGGAGGGCTACATCGCCGTCGGGCGTCAGGACGGCGCCCGTCTGACCACCGGCGGCGGCAGGCCGGCGGGTGTGGACCGCGGCTGGTACGTCGAGCCGACCGTCTTCGCCGACGTCGACAACTCGGCGAGGATCGCCCGCGAGGAGATCTTCGGCCCGGTGCTCTCGGTGATCCCGTACGACACGGTCGCCGATGCCATCGCGATCGCCAACGACAGCGACTACGGACTCGGCGGCTCGGTCTGGACCGAGGACCCGGACCGTGGGGCCGAGGTCGCCCGCGGCATCAGGTCCGGCACCGTTGGCATCAACGCCTACTCCAACGACCCGCATTCGCCCTTCGGCGGGGTCAAGGCCAGCGGGCTCGGCCGGGAGCTCGGGCCGGAAGGCCTGCACTCCTACCAGTTCCCGAAGAGTGTCTACCTCGACAACTGA
- a CDS encoding NAD(P)-dependent alcohol dehydrogenase → MRTTAAVARAAREPFTVEEVDLGGPGPDEVLVEIAGVGLCHTDIAARDGIYGLPYPLVLGHEGSGTVAAVGPAVTDLAIGDPVVLSFASCGGCVTCSAGRPAYCERFTEFNYIGSRPDGSATMTQPGGAMHGHFFGQSSFATHALAPRRSVVRVTTELATGLLGPLGCGIQTGAGAVMNSMDVRAGTRLVVLGGGPVGLAAVMAGAIRGCSAIVVVEPHADRRAFALTVGATAVVDPAEGPLADGLRAVVPQGADYLFDTTGRVEVISAALGVAAANATLGLVGVPQDFSVELPLNIVRAMQLGLTVKGIVEGDSDPQVFIPELLQYHREGRFPFDTMIRTYPLSDINAAVEAQHRGEVVKVVLLPGR, encoded by the coding sequence ATGAGGACCACGGCGGCCGTGGCGCGCGCGGCCCGGGAGCCGTTCACGGTGGAAGAGGTGGATCTGGGCGGGCCCGGGCCCGACGAGGTGCTGGTCGAGATCGCCGGGGTCGGGCTGTGCCACACCGACATCGCCGCAAGGGACGGGATCTACGGCCTGCCCTATCCTCTCGTACTCGGGCACGAGGGCAGTGGCACGGTCGCCGCCGTGGGTCCGGCGGTGACCGACCTCGCGATCGGCGACCCGGTGGTCCTCTCCTTCGCCAGCTGCGGTGGTTGCGTCACGTGCTCGGCGGGCCGGCCTGCCTACTGCGAACGGTTCACCGAGTTCAACTACATCGGCAGCCGCCCGGACGGCAGCGCGACGATGACGCAGCCCGGTGGCGCGATGCACGGACACTTCTTCGGCCAGTCCTCCTTCGCCACCCACGCTCTCGCTCCACGGCGCAGCGTGGTCCGGGTGACGACGGAGCTGGCCACCGGTCTGCTCGGCCCGCTCGGCTGCGGTATCCAGACCGGAGCCGGCGCGGTGATGAACTCCATGGATGTCCGGGCGGGGACGAGACTGGTCGTGCTCGGTGGCGGGCCGGTCGGGCTCGCGGCCGTCATGGCCGGGGCGATCCGGGGCTGCTCGGCCATCGTCGTCGTCGAGCCGCATGCCGACCGGCGTGCCTTCGCACTGACGGTCGGCGCGACCGCCGTGGTCGACCCGGCCGAGGGGCCACTGGCCGACGGCCTGCGTGCCGTCGTCCCGCAGGGGGCCGACTACCTGTTCGACACGACCGGCCGGGTGGAGGTGATCTCGGCGGCGCTGGGCGTGGCCGCGGCCAACGCGACTCTCGGCCTGGTCGGTGTGCCGCAGGACTTCTCGGTGGAGCTGCCGTTGAACATCGTCCGCGCCATGCAGCTCGGTCTCACGGTCAAGGGGATCGTCGAGGGGGACAGTGACCCGCAGGTGTTCATCCCGGAGCTGTTGCAGTACCACCGGGAAGGACGGTTCCCGTTCGACACGATGATCCGGACGTACCCGCTGAGCGACATCAACGCAGCGGTCGAGGCCCAGCACCGTGGCGAGGTGGTGAAGGTCGTCCTGCTACCCGGTCGCTGA
- a CDS encoding DUF7064 domain-containing protein, with protein sequence MITRADFDFHTNDGTDRTWTETIGGVFSVPEAGILANVYVLARPNLGVVTSCVNVHQGLCTTPYEIDFHDPQVHLPCPSSFSSFTLDSGMGVEVDSSGGYRMTYRSADGNCSFDLDYSPIMAPWDMHDPATNPLLPADGLKDADTGLGAGWAHGHFDLINEITGTLRLRGREYEVRCTEGMDHSWGPRPETGGQDVAVTWLHVTFGRRFGMHLAAALEIEDGEVRYGPVRFGYVVEDGEVTGIESAEIIGETDHLIPVRNHITARDARGREWEFGGASVGGAPWYSWNPFTCSFSSLMRYESGTGEVGHSMMTDVYGLEFLADRMSRHGISRRTAHPGGTR encoded by the coding sequence ATGATCACGCGCGCCGATTTCGACTTCCACACCAACGACGGGACCGACCGGACGTGGACGGAGACCATCGGCGGGGTGTTCTCCGTACCGGAGGCGGGCATCCTCGCCAACGTCTACGTGCTGGCCCGGCCGAACCTCGGTGTGGTCACCTCCTGCGTGAACGTGCACCAGGGGCTGTGCACGACCCCGTACGAGATCGACTTCCACGACCCGCAGGTGCACCTGCCCTGCCCGTCGAGCTTCAGCAGCTTCACCCTGGACAGCGGGATGGGTGTCGAGGTCGACAGCAGCGGCGGTTACCGGATGACCTACCGGAGTGCCGACGGCAACTGCAGTTTCGACCTCGACTACTCGCCGATCATGGCCCCGTGGGACATGCACGACCCGGCCACGAACCCGCTGCTGCCCGCCGACGGACTCAAGGACGCGGACACCGGGCTCGGGGCCGGTTGGGCACACGGCCACTTCGACCTGATCAACGAGATCACCGGCACCCTGCGGCTGCGCGGACGCGAGTACGAGGTCCGGTGCACGGAGGGCATGGACCACAGCTGGGGCCCTCGTCCGGAGACCGGTGGCCAGGACGTGGCCGTCACCTGGCTGCACGTCACGTTCGGGCGCAGGTTCGGGATGCACCTGGCGGCCGCCCTGGAGATCGAGGACGGCGAGGTGCGCTACGGCCCGGTCCGTTTCGGCTACGTCGTCGAGGACGGTGAGGTGACCGGCATCGAATCGGCGGAGATCATCGGAGAGACCGACCACCTGATCCCGGTCCGCAACCACATCACGGCCCGGGATGCCCGGGGGCGCGAGTGGGAGTTCGGCGGCGCCTCCGTGGGCGGTGCCCCGTGGTACTCCTGGAATCCTTTCACCTGCTCGTTCTCGAGCCTGATGCGGTACGAGAGCGGCACCGGGGAGGTCGGGCACTCGATGATGACGGACGTCTACGGGCTGGAGTTCCTGGCGGATCGCATGTCCCGGCACGGGATCTCACGTCGCACCGCACACCCGGGCGGCACCCGGTGA
- a CDS encoding phosphotransferase family protein yields MNALSQAERDLPTTRFARRVAENYPTDPDLAAMLDRKMALRRQGPGVTPSLDGLRASLTALLAASLGGEFTVADESWLTGGASKVQMGFTLHRPGPGGADTAEKLILRMDPREPINTTDKTREFEMVRSLVGTVPVPEPLWVDADATWFPEPAIVYRIVPGVARPSGAVTGQVVGLGTNFGPELRKRLAPQFIRDLAALHTFDTSTHLYRSTTAPTAGTVQNALWRLNYERRVWEEDRGEDCALIELAASWLERHLPELDHVGPVHGDYRSGNFLFDETSGEITGWLDWEGAHLGDRHWDLAWSTQPLFGHRDESGSTFLVSGLLPVPELLDRYEQASGLPVDHERLDWYRVLTCYSMMVKTIGSAYRVSRLGRSHQDVLLARLEGSRSVIELELLSLLERLL; encoded by the coding sequence GTGAACGCGCTGTCCCAGGCCGAGCGGGACCTGCCGACGACACGGTTCGCGCGTCGGGTGGCGGAGAACTACCCGACCGATCCCGATCTCGCCGCGATGCTTGACCGGAAGATGGCCCTGCGTCGCCAGGGGCCCGGCGTCACCCCGTCGTTGGACGGACTACGGGCGTCGCTGACCGCGCTGCTCGCCGCATCCCTGGGTGGAGAGTTCACCGTCGCGGACGAGAGTTGGCTGACCGGCGGCGCATCGAAGGTCCAGATGGGGTTCACGCTGCACCGGCCGGGTCCGGGCGGCGCAGACACGGCCGAGAAGCTGATCCTCCGGATGGATCCACGCGAGCCGATCAACACGACCGACAAGACCCGCGAGTTCGAGATGGTCAGATCCCTGGTGGGCACGGTCCCGGTGCCGGAACCGCTGTGGGTCGACGCGGATGCGACCTGGTTCCCGGAGCCGGCGATCGTGTACCGGATCGTCCCCGGGGTGGCACGTCCCTCCGGGGCGGTCACCGGTCAGGTGGTCGGCCTCGGAACGAATTTCGGACCTGAACTCCGGAAACGGCTGGCTCCGCAATTCATCCGGGACCTTGCCGCGTTGCACACCTTCGACACGTCGACGCACCTGTACCGGAGCACGACGGCACCGACGGCAGGAACGGTGCAGAATGCGTTGTGGCGGCTGAACTACGAGCGTCGGGTGTGGGAAGAGGATCGTGGTGAGGACTGCGCACTGATAGAACTCGCCGCTTCGTGGTTGGAGCGGCATCTGCCGGAGCTCGATCACGTCGGTCCTGTGCACGGCGACTACCGCAGTGGCAACTTCCTCTTCGACGAGACCTCGGGGGAGATCACCGGCTGGCTCGACTGGGAAGGTGCTCACCTGGGCGACAGGCACTGGGACCTGGCCTGGTCCACCCAGCCGCTGTTCGGCCACCGCGACGAGAGCGGCTCCACCTTCCTGGTCAGCGGACTGCTGCCGGTGCCCGAACTGCTCGATCGCTACGAACAGGCGTCCGGGCTGCCGGTGGACCATGAGCGTCTGGACTGGTACCGGGTACTGACCTGCTACTCGATGATGGTGAAGACCATCGGGTCGGCGTACCGGGTGTCCAGGCTCGGAAGATCCCATCAGGACGTGCTTCTCGCCCGACTGGAGGGCTCCCGCAGCGTCATCGAGCTCGAACTCCTGAGCCTGCTGGAAAGGCTGCTGTGA
- a CDS encoding DUF7064 domain-containing protein yields the protein MIKPEDAEFHPSEASMTTWAETIGFWFAVPEEAIYANVYVLCRPNVGAAYSSINVIQGRNHHPFSVDFTDPHMHVPCPDSMLDFTLQNGLRVTVTKPPNNYRFSYVSPAEDACSFDLTFEGVMPAWDPNDPRENPLLADPDRTDLGLGDAWSGGHLDFVGRVRGTLRLRGVEYEVDSMGGMDRSWGRRTELGQAAISYLHMPFDDDFGFHVVTGIELDRGQVRYSPFRFGYVYENGGTTGLTEARMTGGQAQGLLPMWNAIEVTDVLGRSWTLRGTAVANAPWYTFSPSYVTFQALVRYDLDGRTAFGLMADTYGIEFLADRTSRHGRLTSTAFGPGI from the coding sequence TTGATCAAGCCCGAGGACGCCGAGTTCCACCCCAGCGAGGCGTCGATGACGACGTGGGCCGAGACCATCGGCTTCTGGTTCGCAGTGCCCGAGGAGGCGATCTACGCCAACGTCTACGTGCTGTGCCGGCCGAACGTGGGCGCGGCCTACTCCTCGATCAACGTGATCCAGGGCCGCAACCACCACCCGTTCTCGGTGGACTTCACCGACCCGCACATGCACGTGCCCTGCCCGGATTCCATGCTCGACTTCACGTTGCAGAACGGGCTCCGGGTCACTGTCACGAAGCCCCCGAACAACTACCGGTTCAGCTACGTCTCGCCCGCAGAAGATGCCTGTTCCTTCGACCTGACCTTCGAGGGCGTCATGCCCGCCTGGGATCCGAACGATCCCCGGGAGAATCCGCTGCTGGCCGACCCGGATCGGACCGACCTCGGCCTCGGGGACGCCTGGTCCGGGGGACATCTCGACTTCGTCGGACGGGTCCGCGGCACCCTCCGGTTGCGGGGGGTCGAGTACGAGGTGGACTCCATGGGTGGCATGGATCGCAGCTGGGGGCGGCGGACCGAACTCGGCCAGGCGGCGATCTCCTACCTGCACATGCCGTTCGACGACGACTTCGGGTTCCACGTGGTGACCGGCATCGAACTGGACCGCGGTCAGGTCCGGTACAGCCCGTTCCGGTTCGGCTACGTCTACGAGAACGGCGGGACGACCGGCCTGACCGAGGCGCGGATGACCGGTGGGCAGGCGCAGGGACTGCTGCCGATGTGGAACGCCATCGAGGTGACGGATGTGCTCGGCAGGTCGTGGACGCTGCGGGGAACGGCTGTCGCCAACGCCCCGTGGTACACCTTCAGCCCGTCGTACGTGACCTTCCAGGCGTTGGTGCGCTACGACCTCGACGGGCGAACAGCTTTCGGCCTGATGGCCGACACCTACGGCATCGAGTTCCTGGCCGACCGGACGTCCCGCCACGGGCGGCTGACCTCGACCGCCTTCGGTCCGGGGATCTGA
- a CDS encoding ABC transporter permease, translating into MDLEPIALPVTWVLVIVLFTILKPGVFLTQANISSILSSQAVLVVVTLAIVIPFTVGDLDVSVGAVVGFSAMLTAILNVQHDVPVFLAVLIAIVASMAIGLFNGIVATTMNVDLLIVTLGTGSLITGVTAWMSDLNTITGVSQGLVDAVVGHRILGIAPEFYYAMVIAVGLFYMLRYLPFGRRMLIVGQARDVALLSGINVNRTRVLGLVMCSGLAGLAGVLYVGNSGGATPSGGAELLLPAFAAAFLGATSIVPGRFNAFGSVIAVYFLVTGINGLQLLGAQTFVQQLFYGAALVVAVSVSSMVRARRKRRGDEEAEAAMTEAAEPAGDPPDATVPPGRRGNTDSKDTA; encoded by the coding sequence TTGGACCTGGAGCCGATCGCACTGCCGGTCACCTGGGTCCTGGTGATCGTCCTGTTCACGATCCTGAAACCCGGTGTGTTCCTCACCCAGGCCAACATCTCCTCCATCCTGTCCTCCCAAGCGGTCCTGGTGGTTGTCACACTCGCGATCGTGATCCCGTTCACCGTCGGTGATCTCGACGTCTCGGTGGGAGCGGTCGTCGGGTTCTCGGCGATGCTGACGGCGATCCTCAACGTGCAGCACGACGTGCCCGTGTTCCTGGCGGTGCTCATCGCGATCGTCGCCAGCATGGCCATCGGCCTGTTCAACGGGATCGTCGCCACCACGATGAACGTCGACCTGCTGATCGTCACTCTCGGGACGGGCAGCCTGATCACCGGGGTGACCGCATGGATGAGTGATCTGAACACCATCACCGGGGTGTCGCAGGGCCTGGTGGACGCGGTGGTCGGGCACCGCATCCTGGGGATCGCCCCGGAGTTCTACTACGCGATGGTCATCGCCGTCGGCCTCTTCTACATGCTGCGCTACCTCCCGTTCGGCCGGCGCATGCTGATCGTCGGGCAGGCGCGGGATGTCGCCCTCCTGTCGGGCATCAACGTCAACCGGACGCGGGTGCTCGGGCTGGTCATGTGCTCCGGTCTGGCAGGCCTGGCCGGGGTGCTCTACGTGGGGAACAGCGGCGGAGCGACACCGTCGGGTGGTGCCGAGCTGCTGCTGCCGGCGTTTGCCGCGGCGTTCCTCGGCGCGACGTCCATCGTGCCCGGGCGGTTCAACGCCTTCGGCTCCGTGATCGCCGTGTACTTCCTGGTCACCGGTATCAACGGACTGCAGTTGCTGGGCGCACAGACCTTCGTCCAACAGCTCTTCTACGGCGCTGCACTGGTCGTCGCGGTGTCCGTGTCCTCGATGGTGCGTGCCCGGCGGAAGCGACGGGGCGACGAAGAGGCCGAGGCCGCGATGACCGAGGCCGCGGAGCCGGCCGGAGATCCTCCGGACGCGACTGTGCCGCCCGGCCGGCGCGGGAACACCGACAGCAAGGACACCGCATGA
- a CDS encoding sugar ABC transporter ATP-binding protein produces the protein MTGTDDLGDRPGEPLLRISGLSKAYGTTQALSHADLTVESGEIHGLLGQNGSGKSTLVKCIAGVVTPDGGRIFVRGEEIPLPLTAARSEQLGLRFVHQNLGLVDSLSVAENLMLEKFSGGQRHIRWSGVFADAEKMLGQYGLRVDPRVAVRTLTPLMRAQVAIARALAPLRAGGGEDRRALLVLDEPTVYLPKKEVGALFDLLRRVVGHGHGVLLVTHRLTELLENTARVSVLRDARIIETLVTAGSSEDEMVGMAVGSEWHSGTDPLEQAQAVTSVAPAEPGGAGTVTVSGLASRHLRGVDLELLPGEIHGFTGLAESGYEELLYAMFGAEERAAGSLTLGNLRLDLSRLLPRQAIRNGVALVPANRLQQGIAGVASIEESLSLPVLERYFRAGRLRLGRMTAAGGEVISKYGIVAGGPSTRVDTLSGGNQQKVLIAKWLQRRTALLLLHEPTQGVDIAARNDIWQFVREAASNCPVLVASSDYDELATLCTRVSIVANGRIATTLAGRRMTADGIAAECLKVPGRAVPREGSR, from the coding sequence GTGACCGGGACGGACGACCTCGGGGACCGGCCCGGGGAACCGTTGCTCCGGATCTCCGGCCTGTCGAAGGCCTACGGGACCACCCAGGCACTGAGCCACGCGGACCTGACCGTCGAGTCCGGCGAGATCCACGGGCTGCTGGGCCAGAACGGTTCGGGGAAGAGCACATTGGTGAAGTGCATCGCCGGGGTCGTCACTCCCGACGGCGGCCGCATCTTCGTCCGCGGGGAAGAGATCCCGCTGCCACTGACGGCCGCCAGGTCCGAACAGCTCGGCCTCCGGTTCGTTCACCAGAACCTGGGACTCGTTGATTCCCTGAGCGTGGCGGAGAATCTCATGCTCGAGAAGTTCTCCGGCGGGCAGCGGCACATCCGGTGGTCGGGGGTGTTCGCCGACGCCGAGAAGATGCTGGGTCAGTACGGTCTGCGCGTCGATCCACGGGTGGCGGTGCGGACGCTGACCCCGTTGATGCGGGCCCAGGTCGCGATCGCCAGGGCGCTCGCACCACTGCGGGCCGGCGGCGGCGAGGACCGGCGGGCGCTGCTCGTCCTCGACGAGCCCACGGTCTACCTCCCGAAGAAGGAGGTCGGAGCCCTCTTCGACCTGCTGCGCCGGGTGGTGGGGCACGGCCACGGGGTGCTGCTGGTGACGCACCGTCTCACCGAGTTGCTCGAGAACACGGCACGCGTCTCCGTCCTGCGTGACGCCCGCATCATCGAGACGCTGGTCACCGCGGGCTCGAGCGAGGACGAGATGGTCGGGATGGCAGTGGGTTCCGAGTGGCACAGCGGCACGGACCCGCTCGAGCAGGCTCAGGCGGTCACATCCGTCGCACCGGCGGAGCCTGGCGGTGCCGGTACGGTGACCGTGTCCGGCCTCGCCTCCCGACATCTGCGCGGCGTCGATCTCGAGCTGCTGCCGGGCGAGATCCATGGATTCACCGGTCTCGCCGAGAGCGGCTACGAGGAACTGCTGTACGCGATGTTCGGCGCCGAGGAGCGGGCTGCGGGCTCGCTGACCCTGGGGAACCTCCGGCTCGATCTTTCCCGTCTGCTGCCGAGGCAGGCGATCCGGAACGGTGTCGCGCTGGTACCGGCGAACCGACTGCAGCAGGGCATCGCCGGAGTCGCCAGCATCGAGGAGAGCCTGAGCCTGCCGGTGCTCGAACGGTACTTCCGGGCAGGCAGGCTGCGGTTGGGCCGGATGACAGCGGCGGGCGGGGAGGTGATCTCGAAGTACGGCATCGTCGCCGGCGGACCCTCGACGCGGGTGGACACCCTCTCCGGAGGCAATCAGCAGAAGGTGTTGATCGCGAAGTGGCTGCAACGCCGGACGGCGCTGCTGCTGCTCCACGAACCGACCCAGGGCGTGGACATCGCGGCCAGGAACGACATCTGGCAGTTCGTGAGGGAAGCCGCGTCGAACTGTCCCGTCCTCGTGGCGAGCTCGGACTACGACGAGCTCGCCACCCTCTGCACACGGGTCTCGATCGTTGCCAACGGCCGGATCGCCACCACACTCGCCGGTCGCCGGATGACCGCGGACGGCATTGCAGCGGAGTGTCTCAAGGTGCCCGGCCGTGCCGTCCCACGAGAAGGAAGCAGGTAG